The Triticum aestivum cultivar Chinese Spring chromosome 3A, IWGSC CS RefSeq v2.1, whole genome shotgun sequence genome includes a region encoding these proteins:
- the LOC123056905 gene encoding uncharacterized protein — protein sequence MIDENRQHWKCMYCHLTRYGGGVSRLKRHLAGDLDVKMCPKVPADVAENIREHLQKKRERRKTRAAQNGVNSVTRSSADDTKAEKDPLPVDLEVPTRIDTYILEEGTNLTNADHQEPTIFRPPLLLRGVRDIGWEHAVDLDGNKKRWQCKWCDLCRSGGVTTLKAHLTDNSCPKIPMEMSKQVLHFVEEKRAARQLFNRHPWPPYKKIDGVSLFCSEGKEEGTGSYKNGQQPSNNGMHMQTSGNCTIDEVYLLNFGH from the exons ATGATTGAtgaaaacagacaacactggaagTGTATGTATTGTCACCTGACTAGGTATGGTGGTGGTGTGTCTAGACTCAAACGGCATCTTGCTGGTGATTTGGATGTCAAAATGTGCCCAAAGGTTCCAGCAGATGTTGCTGAAAATATTAGGGAACATTTGCAGAAGAAAAGAGAGAGACGAAAGACGCGAGCTGCACAGAATGGTGTCAACAGTGTGACCAGGAGCTCTGCTGATGATACCAAGGCTGAGAAGGATCCTTTACCTGTTGACTTAGAGGTGCCAACTCGAATAGACACTTACATTCTTGAAGAAGGCACTAACCTGACAAATGCGGATCATCAGGAGCCTAcc atTTTTAGG CCTCCCTTGTTGCTACGAGGGGTAAGGGATATTGGGTGGGAGCATGCAGTGGATCTTGATGGAAATAAAAAACGGTGGCAGTGCAAGTGGTGTGATTTATGTCGAAGTGGTGGAGTAACTACATTGAAGGCTCATCTTACTGACAACAGCTGCCCGAAAATTCCAATGGAAATGTCAAAGCAAGTGTTGCACTTCGTTGAAGAGAAAAGAGCAGCACGACAACTTTTTAATAGGCACCCATGGCCCCCTTACAAGAAAATTGATGGGGTTAGTCTTTTTTGCTCAGAAGGGAAAGAGGAGGGGACTGGATCATATAAGAATGGTCAGCAACCTTCAAATAATGGTATGCATATGCAAACATCAGGGAATTGCACTATTGACGAG GTGTACCTTTTAAACTTTGGTCATTAA